In one window of bacterium DNA:
- a CDS encoding divergent polysaccharide deacetylase family protein — translation MAEKETSRKALLLTVIFPLAALISLIIATYAWYRVLKPEKIPQPVIIQSKVTPEAFSAGLEGNLVAVLSAQGIDRKDIKRKDADMAKDGVRAIYTVKVPENISLTLLNLKITMLTRNMGGSVFQGLEGSNGATLTITLGSGKTPTDIVILKKSPGIELRQAKMAIIIDDLGIRNIDSARRFCALQQIVTLSVLPFQPHTSQVVDLARESGNPYILHMPMEPQSSEANPGEGAIRVGDTKQVMVEKLTKAFRSVRGAEGMNNHMGSKATESLRTMEIVMEFLSSNNYFFIDSRTSLNTVGYSLSHKAGVKSAIIDGYLDVADNQAAIEKKLDNLAAHALDTGSSVVIGHDKPNTLAVIERKLPELEKKGITFVKITDLLR, via the coding sequence TTGGCCGAAAAGGAAACAAGCAGGAAAGCGCTTCTTCTTACTGTTATTTTTCCCCTTGCCGCTCTTATTTCACTGATTATCGCTACATATGCGTGGTACAGGGTACTGAAGCCCGAAAAAATACCACAACCGGTGATCATCCAGTCCAAAGTTACTCCAGAGGCTTTCTCGGCGGGACTCGAGGGAAATCTTGTCGCCGTTCTTTCCGCTCAGGGTATCGACAGGAAGGATATCAAGCGGAAAGACGCCGATATGGCAAAAGACGGTGTCCGAGCCATCTACACGGTCAAAGTCCCGGAAAATATCTCGCTGACTCTCCTCAATCTTAAGATTACCATGTTGACCCGGAACATGGGAGGCAGCGTTTTTCAGGGACTTGAAGGGTCGAACGGCGCTACGCTTACCATTACCCTCGGTTCGGGGAAAACCCCGACAGATATTGTCATATTGAAAAAATCGCCCGGCATCGAGCTGCGCCAGGCGAAGATGGCAATCATTATCGATGATCTCGGAATCAGGAATATCGATTCGGCGCGGAGATTCTGCGCACTCCAGCAGATCGTCACGCTGTCGGTTCTGCCGTTTCAGCCGCACACATCACAGGTAGTCGACTTAGCCCGCGAATCCGGAAATCCGTACATCCTCCACATGCCGATGGAACCCCAGTCATCCGAGGCAAATCCCGGCGAGGGTGCCATCCGTGTCGGCGATACGAAACAGGTCATGGTGGAAAAGCTCACAAAGGCATTCAGAAGCGTCCGCGGCGCGGAAGGTATGAACAATCATATGGGTTCAAAAGCTACCGAAAGCCTTCGAACCATGGAAATTGTCATGGAGTTTCTGTCGTCCAACAACTATTTTTTCATCGACTCCAGAACATCGCTTAACACGGTCGGATATTCACTCTCGCACAAAGCCGGAGTGAAGTCCGCGATAATCGATGGCTATCTCGATGTTGCCGATAATCAGGCCGCCATCGAAAAAAAGCTCGATAATCTCGCTGCACATGCGCTTGACACCGGTTCCTCGGTAGTCATCGGGCACGATAAACCGAATACGCTGGCGGTGATAGAACGTAAACTCCCCGAACTGGAGAAAAAGGGAATAACGTTTGTGAAAATTACCGATCTGTTACGGTAA
- a CDS encoding site-2 protease family protein, protein MLYRRIIIKPEDGYFQDISDVRPQHRDNYLLHILLFLATVLTTTGVGAIMSGHNPFTGIKGFMSGFPFSLTLLCILGVHEFAHYFTARFWDITVTLPYFLPAPFIPIGTFGAVIKMKSSIPTRRALIDVGAAGPIAGFIVAVAACIIGLQWSEVTTIPTAPLESSLMLGDSLIFKFFQYMLFGSLPENATVYLHPVAYAGWLGLFVTALNLIPLGQLDGGHVLFAISPRIHELMRKIRIPLLLLMGLIFWQGWYVWALLSLFFGRNHPYPNHMETSIGPVRTFLAVLSLVIFVLCITPTPVKVG, encoded by the coding sequence ATGCTTTACCGACGAATAATAATCAAACCGGAGGACGGGTATTTCCAGGATATATCTGATGTCAGGCCGCAGCATCGGGATAACTATCTTCTCCACATTCTGCTTTTTCTGGCAACCGTTCTGACAACAACAGGCGTCGGGGCGATAATGTCCGGGCACAATCCCTTTACGGGCATTAAAGGATTTATGAGCGGTTTCCCGTTTTCTCTCACACTGCTGTGCATTCTCGGCGTCCATGAATTCGCGCATTATTTTACCGCGCGATTCTGGGACATTACGGTTACGCTTCCGTATTTTCTGCCTGCGCCATTTATACCGATAGGCACGTTCGGAGCTGTGATAAAGATGAAATCGTCCATACCAACCAGAAGGGCGCTGATCGATGTCGGCGCCGCCGGGCCGATCGCCGGATTTATCGTCGCGGTCGCGGCATGTATCATTGGTTTGCAGTGGTCGGAAGTCACCACCATCCCGACAGCACCTCTGGAAAGCTCGCTGATGCTGGGCGATTCCCTGATATTCAAGTTTTTCCAGTATATGCTCTTCGGCAGTTTGCCGGAAAATGCCACCGTATACCTTCACCCCGTGGCATATGCGGGATGGCTGGGTCTTTTTGTCACAGCGCTCAATCTCATACCGCTTGGTCAGCTCGACGGCGGACATGTGCTGTTCGCAATCTCCCCCCGCATTCACGAGCTCATGAGAAAGATACGAATACCGCTTCTGCTTCTCATGGGTCTGATATTCTGGCAGGGCTGGTATGTCTGGGCGCTCCTGTCGCTGTTTTTCGGACGTAATCATCCGTATCCGAATCACATGGAAACCTCGATAGGACCCGTAAGGACTTTTCTCGCGGTGCTTTCGCTTGTCATATTTGTTCTCTGTATCACACCGACTCCGGTGAAGGTGGGATAA
- a CDS encoding TldD/PmbA family protein: MIDRILDKAKHAVDFAEVYCFESFETEVSFESGKLKNVEYKNLSGVGLRVIHNGAIGFSSSTDPNRFDDMVEYARESAKFGKKVDFEFPGKSGFQPVATFDSAVEEFTSAEAVEEGKRAVSALRELVPKGLTDVDISASHGTVRLANTSGLDVSYRVTDFSHSIVSVIVDGDSILWIGDGGNYGNLTVRTDDYVRKIADLAKKARKKAPHTAGNLPVIFVAEELHNLLESIEMGIDGKRLVKGDSPLIGREGERVLGTVTLVDDPLIDFATGSRPFDDEGVTSRKNVLFENGVFRSFLFDIDTAAKAGRTTTASAERDALSMPSIESSNIVMSPGTSSLEKMIGDLDEGVVVYGVLGGGQSNLLAGDFALNIMLGFLIRKGEFAGRLTDTMISGNVYKSFDTLAAAGSEIKSVGSQYHVPDVLFSNLSISSR, translated from the coding sequence ATGATTGACAGGATTCTTGACAAGGCGAAACACGCAGTTGATTTTGCCGAAGTGTACTGTTTTGAGAGTTTCGAGACGGAGGTTTCGTTCGAGTCCGGTAAACTTAAAAACGTCGAATATAAAAATCTATCCGGTGTGGGGCTTCGCGTCATCCATAACGGCGCCATCGGTTTTTCGTCGTCCACCGATCCGAACCGTTTTGACGACATGGTGGAATACGCCAGAGAAAGCGCGAAATTCGGCAAAAAAGTCGATTTTGAATTCCCCGGCAAATCCGGATTTCAGCCGGTCGCCACTTTTGATTCCGCGGTCGAAGAGTTCACATCCGCTGAGGCTGTTGAAGAAGGGAAACGTGCCGTTTCCGCGCTCCGGGAGCTGGTTCCCAAAGGTCTGACCGATGTGGACATTTCGGCTTCGCACGGCACCGTTCGTCTTGCAAACACTTCCGGGCTCGATGTGTCATACCGTGTCACCGATTTCAGCCATTCCATCGTCTCGGTTATCGTGGACGGCGACTCGATACTCTGGATCGGCGATGGCGGTAATTACGGGAATCTCACCGTACGAACGGACGATTATGTCAGGAAGATTGCCGACCTCGCAAAAAAGGCAAGAAAGAAAGCACCGCATACCGCGGGAAACCTGCCGGTCATTTTTGTTGCCGAGGAACTCCACAATCTGCTGGAGTCGATTGAAATGGGTATCGACGGCAAACGGCTTGTCAAGGGCGACAGTCCGCTCATCGGACGTGAAGGAGAGCGGGTGCTCGGCACAGTGACACTCGTCGATGACCCGTTAATCGACTTTGCGACGGGCAGCCGGCCGTTCGATGATGAGGGTGTGACCTCACGGAAAAACGTGCTATTTGAGAATGGCGTCTTCCGGTCGTTTCTCTTCGATATCGATACCGCCGCAAAAGCCGGACGTACAACGACAGCGAGCGCGGAACGTGACGCGCTCTCGATGCCGTCGATAGAATCGTCGAATATCGTCATGTCTCCCGGAACATCCTCGCTCGAAAAAATGATAGGCGATCTCGATGAAGGTGTCGTTGTATACGGAGTACTCGGGGGCGGCCAGTCGAATCTGCTTGCCGGAGATTTTGCCCTCAATATCATGCTCGGTTTTTTAATCCGAAAAGGGGAGTTTGCCGGTCGCCTGACGGATACCATGATTTCCGGTAACGTTTACAAATCGTTCGATACTCTGGCTGCGGCAGGTTCCGAAATAAAGTCGGTCGGTTCACAGTATCATGTGCCCGATGTACTGTTCTCCAATCTTTCCATTTCAAGCAGGTGA
- a CDS encoding TldD/PmbA family protein, giving the protein MDNIAKKVLETIDADYAEIRLEQSETTGLRYIGPELEEIGTTFVLGGCIRVCIKGGWGFSSFTDIGQALESGAKACELARLASGDGTNLAPVSPVVAHRHWASGTDPSTISLEEKRDLLKSYNDRLLSAEGIVTAYSRYRDIRRTIWLYTSEGTRITREEVYTGVGVRAVAKDGANVQQGMHSFGDQRGYETVLNREEEVEHIIKITRDLIRAPKVQGGLYPVILNPQLAGVFAHEAFGHLSEADFVYENPQAREMMKLGRRFGPDFLNILDDGSICGENGYVPWDDEGVPGQRTSLIRDGVLVGRLHSRETAGRMEETPTGNARALDSSFRPIVRMTTTFIDRGETPLDSMISEIKDGIYACDFLGGMTDLERFTFSSAYAYKIENGKITSPLRDVILSGNVFETLHNITMIGDDLRLYGGLGGCGKGGQSPLPTSEGSPHICIKNVLAG; this is encoded by the coding sequence ATGGACAACATAGCGAAAAAAGTGCTCGAAACCATCGATGCCGATTACGCCGAAATACGTCTCGAACAGTCCGAAACCACGGGATTGAGGTACATCGGCCCGGAGCTCGAAGAAATCGGAACGACGTTTGTTCTGGGCGGATGTATACGTGTCTGTATAAAAGGCGGATGGGGATTTTCTTCGTTCACTGACATCGGACAGGCGCTGGAGAGCGGCGCGAAAGCCTGTGAGCTTGCCCGTCTGGCGAGCGGCGACGGTACGAACCTCGCACCGGTCAGTCCAGTGGTAGCACATCGTCACTGGGCATCCGGAACCGATCCTTCGACCATTTCGCTCGAAGAAAAACGGGACCTTCTGAAATCGTACAATGACCGTTTACTCTCCGCCGAAGGAATAGTTACCGCGTATTCACGGTACAGGGACATCAGACGGACGATCTGGCTGTACACGAGCGAGGGGACCCGGATTACGAGAGAAGAAGTCTATACGGGCGTCGGCGTCCGGGCTGTTGCAAAGGATGGCGCCAATGTCCAGCAGGGGATGCATTCGTTCGGTGACCAGCGGGGCTATGAAACCGTCCTGAACCGCGAGGAAGAGGTCGAGCATATAATAAAAATAACCCGTGATCTCATCAGGGCGCCCAAGGTGCAGGGAGGTCTCTATCCGGTCATCCTCAATCCGCAGCTTGCGGGTGTTTTCGCCCATGAGGCGTTCGGGCATCTCAGCGAAGCCGATTTCGTTTACGAGAATCCGCAGGCCCGGGAAATGATGAAGCTCGGAAGGAGATTCGGCCCTGATTTCCTCAATATACTCGATGACGGTTCGATCTGCGGCGAAAACGGGTATGTCCCCTGGGACGACGAGGGTGTTCCGGGACAGCGGACTTCTCTCATCAGGGATGGTGTTCTGGTTGGCCGCCTCCATTCCCGCGAGACAGCGGGGCGGATGGAAGAAACGCCGACAGGAAACGCACGCGCCCTCGATTCCTCGTTCCGTCCGATTGTCCGCATGACGACGACGTTTATCGACAGGGGAGAGACACCACTCGATTCCATGATTTCGGAAATAAAGGACGGCATTTACGCCTGCGACTTTCTCGGTGGCATGACCGATCTCGAACGGTTCACTTTCAGCTCGGCTTACGCATATAAGATCGAAAACGGGAAAATCACGTCTCCCCTGCGGGATGTGATTCTTTCCGGCAATGTTTTCGAAACACTCCACAATATCACCATGATCGGGGATGACCTGCGGCTTTATGGCGGTCTCGGGGGATGCGGAAAAGGCGGCCAGAGCCCGCTGCCAACATCCGAAGGCTCACCACATATCTGCATTAAAAACGTTCTGGCAGGATAA
- a CDS encoding PorV/PorQ family protein produces the protein MNKKRLYAAVILIVCSMTGTVFPQSMVSETGKTGMSFLSISPSSQAASLGGVASAYYTGASSIWSNPALLALQKGRTAQFSHTEWIEGIRQEFAAFSTNAGLGSLGFAMQLFDSGDIDLQGNIPSDEPLGTYSIKNVAVSIAYAREFKDILIAGITYKKLFEKITDETAGGYAFDGGIRVKTPLKGIALSAVGRNYGQMGKLKSERTKLPSDVAVGCLYSGILPGIERPYNALADVVFPRYGDNGLRVGAEVVPVDRFFCRLGYRTDSDIEDVTLGVGVNLEKFNADMSYTHMQEGFDSVLRFTLSITGF, from the coding sequence TCTGCTCGATGACCGGAACCGTATTTCCCCAGAGCATGGTGAGTGAAACGGGGAAGACGGGGATGTCGTTCCTTTCGATCTCACCGTCCTCACAGGCTGCATCCCTCGGAGGTGTGGCATCGGCTTATTATACCGGCGCATCGTCCATCTGGTCTAATCCGGCGCTTCTGGCCTTGCAGAAAGGGCGCACGGCTCAGTTCTCGCACACGGAATGGATCGAAGGAATCAGACAGGAATTTGCGGCGTTCTCCACGAATGCGGGCCTGGGCAGTCTCGGTTTCGCGATGCAGCTTTTCGATTCGGGCGATATCGACCTGCAGGGGAACATACCGTCCGATGAACCACTCGGCACGTACAGCATCAAGAATGTCGCTGTCTCTATCGCTTATGCACGGGAGTTCAAGGACATTCTCATCGCCGGTATAACTTACAAAAAGCTTTTTGAGAAAATTACCGACGAAACCGCGGGGGGATATGCATTCGATGGCGGCATCCGGGTGAAAACACCGTTGAAAGGGATTGCTCTTTCCGCTGTGGGCCGTAACTACGGTCAGATGGGAAAACTGAAAAGCGAGCGCACGAAGCTGCCGTCCGATGTGGCTGTCGGTTGTCTTTACAGCGGGATTCTCCCCGGAATCGAGCGGCCCTATAATGCGCTTGCCGATGTCGTGTTCCCCCGATACGGTGACAACGGATTACGGGTCGGCGCGGAAGTCGTTCCGGTCGACCGCTTTTTCTGCAGGCTCGGCTACCGGACCGACAGCGATATTGAAGATGTGACTCTCGGTGTCGGGGTGAATCTTGAGAAGTTCAACGCCGACATGTCCTATACGCATATGCAGGAGGGATTTGACAGCGTGCTGCGTTTTACCCTTTCGATAACAGGATTTTGA